Below is a window of Pagrus major chromosome 21, Pma_NU_1.0 DNA.
gtcatataaTGCATATTCTcgggttcatacttttatttgggggtcctagtgGAACAGGTTTACAtcctttaattttcaaaaaacacgttatttttctcatatggtgcattgctgcaggcCCCTTtgcacactgtgtcttgaatgctccattttagctacagagtgagacatcttgcctctgttcaatctttggtgagagatGCACATGCtcattacttaacgggcaggatgtagccaatcagaggcagagtagggcgtGTCATGCTGAGAAAGGTAGTGTGATATAAAAtaagcagctgcagcagtagcagctgtatgtctgctgactgactggagtgaatatattttataataaatatatatttatatagtgGCTGTTCTTTCATAATGGCTCTTTCAGtgagtgcaggagcagtgtggTGACCCACAGAACAACATACCCAATCATTCAGTTATTAGGAGTCCTCACACAATGCCCATATAATTATAACACTAAGAGAATAGCACAAAATCAGTGCACACttacacaaaaaatgaaacGATAAGTCTGGTTGTATTCTATCGTCAAATCCTGTGAAAAGACCAGAACCAACAGTACGATAATCCATCTCTCAATACTTTTCCGGCCTGTCGCTGcggctcattcattcattactaACGACTTAAATCATCAAAAAGGGGCAACAAAACAGGCTGAAACAACTGGGCACTGTGGCTTCAAACAGACGCTGCTCAAACAGGAGGAAGTAGTGtttttgttggggactatttaCAGCGGTGgatgaatacacatttttacaccAGTGagcatttacagcagcaggatgcTGTATATTGGACTGAGTTACGATAAACTACACTCATCCACGTTCATCGTAATGAAGAGACATGTCTCCAGGTGCAATAGTGTGACTCATTAATTGGTTTTTAATTCGTCTTTAAACAATGGAGGTCTACGATACATGAGGAACGCTTGTTTGCAGGATCAGTTAAATGCTGTCAACCCAAACTCCAGAGTAAATGTTGCGATGTCCTCGCTGCgtgaatgtgaatgtatcagtggtttgcagaaacgttaacatttaacattttatcacTGTCCTCTCAGCTCTGTCTGACCCCTCTCTCCGTCCTCTGCAGGGTTCACTCACGCTGACCTGGACCATGAGCAATGATTTGCCTGTTCTTACAAGTCTGACTGAGAACTCCACTGTGAGTACCGACTGTGtccacctccacccctcctcctgcACTCTGTCCATCAGCACACACTCCCCACATTTCACATCCAGCTAGTGTGTCTGTCGTCCGGTGAGCGACGACTCTTCTTCAATACTTCACAGATCACACTGGACCTCTGCCAAAAAATACACAGTGAGTTAACACCAAGTCTTTTATCCCGGTGGTGGAGGACAGTCTGATCTGTGTCCAAAGAGGATTTGACTCAAAAACAGAACTGAGtgtgctgccgctgctgctgaaGGCTTTGTGTGCCATGTAGCCCCCGGAGGGACTGGGGGGGGGATATCTGAGCCAGCGGTGGTGATTATCGGACAGTTAAAGCTGTCCTTGTGGAGGGAGAATTGACAGTTGTTTGCTCGACAGTGTGTGTTAGAAACATGGCCCGAAGACTAGCGAGAGGCTTCGCCGCTCCAGCTGATTGATTGTGTTGTTCTCCCTGTTTGGCTGAGCTtgtaaaaacagcagatttCATTAAGCTACAGATGCTctgacaaagtgtgtgtgtttctgtgctgcacacacacacacacacacacacacacacacacacacgcaatcgTGGGTGCATCAAGGTGTGTGCTTTGCTTTTGTGCTGTGATGGATCTGTTATTCTATCGCAGACGTGCATTCAGACAGCGTCAAACATATTATGCTGCATCTCCCCGAAGGCTGCTGGAATACCAGAATTTTAAACTTGAGGTTGAACATAAAGGCAAAAAGGGCGTTTTTCATTTCCTGGTTTTACAAGTAGAGAATTATAACAGCTTCCTCTGTTCAGCAGCTCGCTCTCTCCTCCGTGTCAGATTGACTTTGTGATTGAAGTGGACGCAGACTGATTTACGCTCACATGGAGTACCTTAACCGTTTACAGCGGAAGCAGAGTCATCAGAAAATCAgctgtttttgctctttttcacacacatttacaaacactttcacacacacaccctctgttCTTCACACCTCCATTTGTCCACAAACAGGAAAATTATTTGCAACTATTTTCACAATTCATTAACCCTCAAAGACAATTTTTACGGCACCTGGCTCTCCTGTATGTAGGCTGCGTTGTTTTCCCCACCCTATTCCTGCAGTAAGCATCACGTGCCATACATCACTGATTCAGTAAACCTTACGTTTAAATCTGGCTCATTTGCTTTAATCCtgactttaaactcagaatCCTGACTTTAAACTACTATACTCAGCatttctcagtgaaaaacaggtgTAATCCTATATTTAATTAACTGACCATGTAGATGTGTCCAAAAAAGTTCAGCTAGTAAATAGAAAGGTTGTCAAATCATAACAAATGGGACTGAAGcaaaagtgacttttttcagaaatatatcatccattgaacatgaacaacaagaGTAGCTCGGCTACAACCATTGTGGAAGAAACTACGTGGGTTTCTTTGAATAATCGATGCTTCAGAACATGCTGATGTAATCATGTTCACTATCTGGAGCCACTGAATGCCCCAAacaagatgtgtttttaaagtgtaTAGGTAGGATTAGAGGTTCAGAAGATATTAAACATTGTAGAACAATGTCCAGATCTTTGACAGAGAGCAgattataaatgtttttcactattttctgacattatataaagaaaatgattGATTGAGAGCGCAACaggcagattaatcgataatgaaaatgatccagtcagcagcaggatttgagtttttctgctgctgctgctcctcccgTTAAGGTCATCATCATCTAAAGGTCGGTCTGTTCTCAGCGAGGAGCTCCTCCACTCCTTCAGAGCCGTGCACGATGACATCCTTTAACATTAGCGTATATTATATAAGGCTAAACGCTGCAACAGATGAATGTTCCATTTGTGACGGTGCAAAGGACCCAATTATTTTCACGCTCTCTTTTGAAAAACTGACATCGGAAGAGGAGCCAGGAAAAGTCTGGTGTGGGGATTGCTCATGTGCGtctgcatcctcctcctcctcctcctcctccgatTTCCATTTTTAGCCTGCAGAGGCCTCATTTCCCCCTCATTGAGAGGAGCTGGGAAATTGAATTAAGGGTCTCGCTGACGTTTCGATTAGCATCCCCAAGCTCACTCAGCCAAGACTGAGAGTATTAATCAGAGAGTAGAAGAGGGCAGTTTTGCTGTCGACTCCGTCTGTGTGCAGAAGCAGCAGGatgtatatgagtgtgtgtgtggataagAATCGCTGTGAGAAAGCAGCGACTTAAGGAAGTTGTTCAGCGTTAATTCTACTCCTTATTAAATATCGTGCCGCTTATCTGACAGCGTAATACGACAAAGAGATTCCTCATTACTGTGAAGCTCAAAGGGAGAAGAGTCAATGACTGTCCTGGCAGGACTGATGCAGCCGCCGAGCTCGCAAACAACgaaacatgacaacacagaTATGTGAGCTTCTGCCTTACCGTGCTGTTAAAGGATGAATTAAGGGCTCCAACGATGCCGTTTGAATATAAGCAATAGGAATTCAAATTGATGTTGtgcaaccaaaaaaaagaaaaaaaagaaaagaggatcAGGGTTCAGCTGGTATTGTTTTTGAAGGCTGGTATTTATAGtgacttttatattttgtcAGCATGGGAATGCTCCTATTTTTGTGTGCAGATGTGGTTTTTCTGCTTGGTGAGGTGGAAAAGGGGGTTTAGGGTCACTGCACAGGGCATTTTTGGCTTAGTAGTCAGGCACCAGGGGGAACAGCCCCATTCACTGCTGGGAAAAGGACAAATTACTTTCTGTCATTTGGTAAAACCTccctgaaaaaaacagtcatctGCTGTACATACACTGTTCAGATAAACTGAACTCCAGTCACACGTAAAAAAACCAAACTTTTGCTTGGGGCTGCACTAATTAATATCTTTATATTAATAGTtatggtggccctgagggtcaaaacacaacaacatttgagaaaacacaacaatatttcaGGCCACAGACAACAACAGCAATCTCAAAGGCCCGTGACAAGTCGACAAAGATccaatgctaatgttgctttacATATATGAGTTATGTGTTGGCAGGGGTTTAAAGTTGTAGCTGGTAGAGGTGGCACAGACTTTAACTGCTAtatatcttttatattttataaaggTATAAGGTATAGCTGTCAAATGAGTCAAAAGTACATTACAGTATTTCCCTGTGAAGCCTTTATAGGATCTATGTAACATAGAAAGAGACAATATTTATTTGCAGCACTGTCCCAAGATGTTAAaagtgaagtagaagtacaCAGGAGCATATAATGGAAATACTCTAGTGCATCAAAATTGTACctaagcacagtacttgagtaaatgtactggtGCTGGTGTGCTAACCTCTTCTCCCCTCCATCAGGATGTGCCTGTGTCCGCGGGCCAGGTGGAGAACTATGTGCTGCTGTTGGTGCTGCTGAGTGTTTTTGCCGGGGGGACGCTGGTCctgctctccctgctgctgctcttctgtcACCGCTGCTGCATGGGTGGGCGACGCTACTCCAGGTTGGTGACACAACTTGTGTGGGGTTCGAGCAGGCCTGGTTAGTCTGGTTGTGTGAGCTGTGAGTCAAAGCTGTGTCGAATGTGAAATTGAAAGCTGTGGCGTGACGATGGGTTTTTTTGCTTCTGTGAAAGagcacaaaaagtaaaactCATTCCTCCCCTTCAGAGCCAGCGATGACCTTGAGAAGACAAACACCACCTATGCTGAGGATTCTCAGCCCACCCAAGGTCAGAACTGTGTTTTCATCAAGTCCATATATGCAAGTATTCTGGTCCGCAGTCGTCACCAACTCCATTATTTCACTCCCTCTGCTTGTCCTTGCTTCTTTGTCACTCAGAGATCACCATTCATCTGGATGAATCAGACGCTCTCTCAGCGGCAAGCTGTCACGATGGAGAGTCAGAACGATTCGTCTCCACAGGGTCCACCGGCCGCAGAGTCTCCTTCAATGAATCTGCACTTTATGAACAGGAGAAGACGACTCAGGACAAAGCACGCAGGTAACGATCAAATGAGTGAATCTTTCATAATTATCCAGATGAGCTgtagatgatggtgatgatacgTCCACTCTCTCAGGTACACTCTGACTGAGGGAGACTTCCACCACCTGAAAAAGGCCCGGCTGACCCACCTCCACCTGCCTCCAGCCCCGTGTGACCTGAAGATCCTCACCATCATGGAGTGTGACTCGACAGAGAGCAGCACCCTCAACATCAGTGAGACTGCAGCTCCCAAACTGCCCCTCACCATCTACCAGGTGACTGGACGCACACCTGAGTGTCTCGGTGAATGAGGTTCGTTGTCTCATCTCTAACCTGTGCTGATTTCTCTCTCCAGCCGGCTGAGAGAAGAGTCTCCGAGTGGATGGGACAGAGCCTCAGTGGAGGTCTGCCAGGAGACCCGCACCACTCCACCATCCTGGACCAGATCCCCAGACAGACCTCGTCAGCCATGAAACCACAGCACACACGCTCGCAGACAGTGagttttaaaatgatcattacAGACTACAGGTCAAAAAATATTGTTACCCTAACCTTTGATGTTCCCTTTGGCCTCACATGTgctgcaaatgttagcatgctaacacgctaattcaacattttacacatatgttcagcatgttagcatgctgctaAGCACCGTTAGCCGGCTGTAGAGTCTCAGTCTTTTTCATCACCTCCTCAACATGGCATGAGaagctctgtgtttttgttgacttttatttttggatCCGGATCAGGCTCTTGGGAATGGCTGTGAGaaaagttttaaacatttttgttcacATAAAAAGAGCACATTACCTCACAAATTCAGCTTTGCAGTAGAAAATATCAGGTAGTAAAGCTAACAATCACACTGTTTGGTCAGAAATACATTTGGACAGATAGGTGCCTCAGTGCAGATTGATCCACTTGTATCACACATAAACAGAGCTGTGAAAAACATCTGCCACAGGCTCAAACCTGCTGATGCGCTGGAACATCAGTCATCACTGCAGATGAGTGACAGTATGACAAACTGCTGTCCCCTGAGGGATTCGCCTCTGCCCGTCACGATTCAACCCCTCCCTAATGTCTCATCatctccctccaccctcctcttcttccatcTCTTCTGTCAGATGGAGGCTGTCGGGGACGGGGGAGAGGCTGAAAGTGAAAGGGGTTTGAGAGGACAGTTAACTCAAGCTCCGGGCCAGACTTCAGTTCTACATTTCTTCTCTAAACTGCGGCGCCACGCCAGTCTGGAGGGGGCAGGGCCTTACTTCAGGAGGTGGAAGTTCGACAGCAGTCACCGGGCTGCCAGCCTGGATGCAAAAGGTTAGATTTGATTTGTAACTGCATTTGTGAACTGCAAGTGAAATGGTGAGAAATGTCAAGCTGACAGCTATCTTTTCAAGCAGGGTCCCCTAAGAGACGGCCCttccagagacagagagcagcgaGTGAAACCACCGATCACACCGAAGACGAATCCTCTCCTCTCCGAGATGAGGCCATTGAATCTTTCCCACACACTCCCATCCAGACCAGTGGCCTCCAGTCCCTCTCTGCAGAGTCCCTGTCTCACAGCGCCACCACGCCCACCTGCTCAGTCTTCCTCAGCAGGTACGTCCCTTCCCATAACCCCATGACTTGCACCATGAAATTCCCAGAATTTAACTGTTTAACCGTGTGTTCTCCGTCTGTGCAGGCAAAAACTGGAGGCCATGGTGGAGGTAGGTGGTAGCAGCAGCGCCAGAAGAGAGGATCTCTGCTCTCCAACAAATGTTTGTTGCGCCCAGAGCCAAGAGGAGGCCACTGTCAATGGCACAGGAgtagaaagagaaacaaagttCTGTGCAGTTATGAGAACAGAAGAGACTGAAGTCGAGCAACAGTCGGTTGACGACGACGATTTGTTTGGGGACCAACAAGAAGCTGCCATACAGGAAAGGTTTGAAGACATGTTGAGGAAAACTAAAGACACAAAGATGGACCTCATGACATCAGATGTGAGGACAAAGAGCGAGGCCGAGGTAGACGACGGAGATGAGGTGGTGTTGGGAGCGGAGGCCAGAGGAAGGGCCGACTCAGGATCATCTCTTACCTTCATGATTCGCCAGGAGAGCTCGGAGGCTCCTCCCTCCCTGTACAGAGACATCTGGAGCCTGCGAGCCTCTCTTGAGCAGTACGCTTCCTCGGACCAGAGCAGCACAGATCGGGAGTCCGTCCGCAGTGATGCCGACAGCGTCTCGTCCATCGGTGGTGCAGGAGCTCGCTCTGGCCTCGAGAGCTGCTTGTCCCAAGACCTGGATGATGAGCCTGACGGAGAAGTTGAGGGAGAGGTGTTGGAGAGAGGAATCAGAGGGGCGTCAGGTGGGGACAGTGAGATGGGaagtggagctggaggagagattGAGGCAGGGAACCGTAAGCTGCTCCAGATGGACAGTGGCTACGCCTCCATCGAAGCACCATCCAAGGCTCCTGAGGAAATGAGGCTTTTTGGGACTCCCGGAGCTCCTCGAGGGAAGACGGCGTCTGAGAGAAGGTTGTTCTTCACCAGCTCTGGGAGAAAAGGTTCGGTGTGCGAGAGCATCGAGGCCAAGCTGTttcaggaggagctggaggatgaGATGACGGACAGCACAGAGACGGAGGAGAAACTGAAGGTGAAATCTCAAACTGGCAGCCAGTCCGTTACCCTTCAAGAACCACATCAACTTCTGAAAGCCCTCCATCCTCAGAAACCTCCAGAATCACAATCACAACTGATGTCTCCGCTGACGAAGCCGATCGCACAGCCCTCTAGTCCTCACCCACCACGTCTCCGCCGCCGTGACTACAGCATCGATGAGAAGACGGATGCTCTTTTCAACGAGTTCCTCCGTCATGACCCGCGCTTCGACCAGCAGGATTCTCCGCTGCGCGCCAGGCACAGATCCAGAGTTCACCTCCGGAAACAGTGGCAGAGACACAAGCAATACAGCGACCCGGGGTCAGGCGCTGGGGGTAGGTACTCCCCATCTTTGGAGAGGCAGAGGTTCACTCCGCTGCGGAGAGGTGACAGCGCCGGCTACCCTCTGGACACCAGGTATCACAGCACGCTCTCACGCATTGCGAGTGCTGCAGATGAAGAAGCCAGTGAGGTGGCGGCTTGTGAGGAAGCAGCCAAAGAGAGCACAGAGGACAAAGATCCATCGAGTGAAAGAGCTACAGGGGACGCCACAGGAAGTACAGCCAGCACAACCTCTGAAGGCACTGGCGCAGCGAAAAGTTGTGCAGAGTCGACGGGCGAGGACGACGGCTCGACAGAAAAGGACACGGAAAGCACAACTAGCCCAACTTTGACCACTGTGACTACACAGAAAAACCACATGGATCCGAGAGtcgacaacagaaacaacaacagcagtcaAGCGATTTTATCAGAGAGCAGCCTGACAGACAAGCTGGTCGTGTCGGTGGAAGAGAGGCTCTACAGCGGTCTGCGCAGCTCAGAGAAGCTCGGCCAGGGAGGAACCGAGCGTGTGCTTACCGTGTCTCACACAGCCTCACCTGGCTTCAGTCCCACATAACCTGTAACGTGACACTCATCAACTTTATTTCAGATCCTTTGTCTATAGACGACAGACTTGGACAAAACGGTCTATAGCACTTCAAAACATCATC
It encodes the following:
- the cbarpa gene encoding voltage-dependent calcium channel beta subunit-associated regulatory protein yields the protein MRNACLQDQLNAVNPNSRGSLTLTWTMSNDLPVLTSLTENSTDVPVSAGQVENYVLLLVLLSVFAGGTLVLLSLLLLFCHRCCMGGRRYSRLVTQLVASDDLEKTNTTYAEDSQPTQEITIHLDESDALSAASCHDGESERFVSTGSTGRRVSFNESALYEQEKTTQDKARRYTLTEGDFHHLKKARLTHLHLPPAPCDLKILTIMECDSTESSTLNISETAAPKLPLTIYQPAERRVSEWMGQSLSGGLPGDPHHSTILDQIPRQTSSAMKPQHTRSQTMEAVGDGGEAESERGLRGQLTQAPGQTSVLHFFSKLRRHASLEGAGPYFRRWKFDSSHRAASLDAKGSPKRRPFQRQRAASETTDHTEDESSPLRDEAIESFPHTPIQTSGLQSLSAESLSHSATTPTCSVFLSRQKLEAMVEVGGSSSARREDLCSPTNVCCAQSQEEATVNGTGVERETKFCAVMRTEETEVEQQSVDDDDLFGDQQEAAIQERFEDMLRKTKDTKMDLMTSDVRTKSEAEVDDGDEVVLGAEARGRADSGSSLTFMIRQESSEAPPSLYRDIWSLRASLEQYASSDQSSTDRESVRSDADSVSSIGGAGARSGLESCLSQDLDDEPDGEVEGEVLERGIRGASGGDSEMGSGAGGEIEAGNRKLLQMDSGYASIEAPSKAPEEMRLFGTPGAPRGKTASERRLFFTSSGRKGSVCESIEAKLFQEELEDEMTDSTETEEKLKVKSQTGSQSVTLQEPHQLLKPIAQPSSPHPPRLRRRDYSIDEKTDALFNEFLRHDPRFDQQDSPLRARHRSRVHLRKQWQRHKQYSDPGSGAGGRYSPSLERQRFTPLRRGDSAGYPLDTRYHSTLSRIASAADEEASEVAACEEAAKESTEDKDPSSERATGDATGSTASTTSEGTGAAKSCAESTGEDDGSTEKDTESTTSPTLTTVTTQKNHMDPRVDNRNNNSSQAILSESSLTDKLVVSVEERLYSGLRSSEKLGQGGTERVLTVSHTASPGFSPT